The sequence below is a genomic window from Mycobacterium sp. ITM-2016-00316.
TCGTCTCACGTGGCGATCCCGGGTGTGCCGTCAGCTGAACACGGGCTGCCCGTCGACACCCAGCAGGTAGTGCTCCACCCCGTCGGCCACCCGTGGCGTATCGCCACCGAGCGCGACCGCGATCTTGTTGGTGCCGTTGCGCATCACATCCAGCGTGATCTCCAGGGCCTGCTCGGCCGAGAAGTGTTCGAGCACAACGGCGGCCGCCTCGTCGACCGATGACGGTGTCCAGATCAGCGCATCGACATAGCGCAGCGCCGCCTTGTGCGCCGGCGTCAGCTGCTCGGACTCTCCATAGGCCCCGATGTCGTCATACAGCGACTCGGTGCCGCCCGCATCCAGGGCGGTCGTCTCGCGCAGCGACTTACAGAGCCTGCAGTTGTGCTGGGTGGCCCCGCGCAGCCGGATGATCTCGGTGGTCAACGGGTCCAGCCCGCGCATCGCGCCGACCGCGGAGGTGAAGCGGTTCAACAGCGCATCCGCCGGATGGGTGGCGTGATCCCAGCCGTCCGGGTCCGGAAACGTCAGGCCCAGCGCGCTCAGCCCGGCGCGCACCCGGGGCACGAAATCGGCGACGTACATCAGCGCCGCCACCCCGAGCACCTCGGCCCCGTACGCGGCCATCAGAGCGGCCCGCTGCTCGGCAGACACCCCGGCGACGTCGACGCTGAACTGCTCGGCGAACTCGGCCAGCACCGGATCCGCCTCCGGGGATGCCGTCACCGCCTCAAACGGCAGCGGCGCCAGCCCCACCGCCTGGGCGCACACCGTGCGCATCAGCATGTTTTCGCGGGTGAGCCCGTCCGGGGAGAGCGCCACCAGATCGGTCAGTAGGTCCAGCACGGCCTTGATCCTCCCCCACAACGCACCTGAGTCGGCGGAAACCTCGAAACTTCAGGTGTGAAAGTGCGATGTGGTGGGCGAGGTAATGTTGCGGGCATAGGGGCCGCTCAGGCCTCATAGTAAAGGGCTCGCTATGTCTGATAAATCTGATCGAAAAACTATGACCCGACGCTCCGTCCCATCGCGTTCGGCTGGCTGCGCATGACAACCACTGAGGC
It includes:
- a CDS encoding carboxymuconolactone decarboxylase family protein is translated as MLDLLTDLVALSPDGLTRENMLMRTVCAQAVGLAPLPFEAVTASPEADPVLAEFAEQFSVDVAGVSAEQRAALMAAYGAEVLGVAALMYVADFVPRVRAGLSALGLTFPDPDGWDHATHPADALLNRFTSAVGAMRGLDPLTTEIIRLRGATQHNCRLCKSLRETTALDAGGTESLYDDIGAYGESEQLTPAHKAALRYVDALIWTPSSVDEAAAVVLEHFSAEQALEITLDVMRNGTNKIAVALGGDTPRVADGVEHYLLGVDGQPVFS